Proteins encoded in a region of the Planococcus shixiaomingii genome:
- a CDS encoding membrane lipoprotein lipid attachment site-containing protein yields the protein MKKAVSLILAVLFLTGCSFEVNDAAPEKDKFNIDFEKNDEQNDDE from the coding sequence TTGAAAAAGGCAGTTTCACTTATTTTAGCGGTATTATTCTTAACCGGATGTTCGTTTGAAGTTAACGATGCTGCCCCAGAGAAAGACAAGTTTAATATTGATTTTGAAAAGAATGATGAACAGAATGACGACGAATAA
- a CDS encoding DUF6366 family protein: MNLKETPREKRERLRQNESRNNPTGSLRDGFDSGAGNGNLSDIAGDLGWKGMGLLVIVLGVGYTIYQVFFG, encoded by the coding sequence ATGAACTTAAAAGAGACACCGCGTGAAAAAAGAGAACGCTTAAGACAAAACGAATCAAGAAATAATCCTACAGGGTCACTGCGGGATGGATTTGACAGTGGAGCCGGTAATGGCAATTTAAGCGATATAGCCGGTGATCTGGGTTGGAAAGGAATGGGACTATTAGTTATAGTGCTAGGGGTTGGGTACACGATATACCAGGTCTTTTTTGGTTGA